The Catenuloplanes niger genome includes a window with the following:
- a CDS encoding putative bifunctional diguanylate cyclase/phosphodiesterase: protein MWQPDETADLVRLAHAWTRATTAATFVPGPRRRTLDLLESFTVRLADALDEEPFDADAGYRVGQELVDARIAGPAVLGETIAVLTPGLLARTSTPTRVGALLGRLATGFTETLRERGAHAAESLRRAVEESRRREEAGIQRRLTNTLLYDPLTGLPNRSKLLDGLASVIDNALPGERAGLCLLDVDRFAAVTDTMGHERGDDLLRLVAQKLRAVAHRHRYYLHHIGSDRFAAVITGTAGPNDLIKAADLLLRALPDPYVVDGHAMPITGRAGIAETTAADATPESLLRAATIALGWAGQPGTGPVAVFDPDRNRVHVRRHELAAAMPGALDDGQFVLHFQPVVDLLDHRTAGVEALARWRLPATGLLPPADFVHLAEQTGLIRPLGAHLLEAACARGAEWHPSGVFVSVNLSPVQLADPGLVATVAAALDRTGLLPSRLQLELTGSTELSGHRDTLRGLADLGVRLAVDDFGTGSAGLADLAELPVSAVKLAPRFLRALDRADDPGDRDEPDDPTLLAGVIRLCHDLGITVTAVGVETDAQATALRRLACDLGQGFRFARPAPASDITRLLG from the coding sequence ATGTGGCAGCCCGATGAGACGGCGGATCTCGTCCGTCTCGCGCACGCGTGGACGCGTGCGACAACGGCTGCCACCTTCGTGCCCGGGCCGCGCCGCCGCACGCTCGACCTGCTGGAGTCGTTCACCGTCCGGCTCGCGGACGCGCTGGACGAGGAGCCGTTCGACGCGGACGCCGGCTATCGCGTGGGCCAGGAACTCGTCGACGCGCGGATCGCCGGCCCGGCCGTGCTCGGTGAGACCATCGCGGTGCTCACGCCCGGCCTGCTCGCCCGCACCAGCACGCCGACCCGGGTCGGCGCGCTGCTCGGCCGGCTCGCGACCGGGTTCACCGAGACGCTGCGCGAGCGCGGCGCGCACGCGGCCGAGAGCCTGCGCCGCGCGGTGGAGGAGTCCCGGCGCCGGGAGGAGGCCGGCATCCAGCGCCGGCTGACGAACACGTTGCTGTACGACCCGCTCACCGGCCTGCCGAACCGGTCGAAGCTGCTCGACGGCCTCGCCTCGGTGATCGACAACGCGCTGCCCGGCGAGCGCGCCGGCCTCTGCCTGCTGGACGTGGACCGGTTCGCCGCGGTCACCGACACGATGGGCCACGAGCGCGGCGACGACCTGTTGCGCCTGGTCGCGCAGAAGCTGCGCGCGGTCGCCCACCGCCACCGCTACTACCTGCACCACATCGGCAGCGACCGGTTCGCCGCCGTGATCACCGGGACGGCCGGGCCGAACGATCTGATCAAGGCGGCCGACCTGCTGCTGCGCGCGCTGCCCGACCCGTACGTGGTGGACGGCCACGCGATGCCGATCACCGGCCGGGCCGGGATAGCGGAGACCACGGCCGCGGACGCCACCCCGGAATCACTGCTGCGCGCGGCCACGATCGCGCTCGGCTGGGCGGGGCAGCCCGGCACCGGCCCGGTCGCGGTCTTCGACCCGGACCGCAACCGCGTGCACGTCCGCCGCCACGAGCTGGCCGCGGCCATGCCCGGCGCGCTCGACGACGGCCAGTTCGTGCTGCACTTCCAGCCGGTCGTCGACCTGCTCGACCACCGGACCGCTGGGGTGGAGGCGCTGGCCCGCTGGCGGCTGCCGGCCACCGGGCTGCTCCCGCCCGCCGACTTCGTGCACCTGGCCGAGCAGACCGGCCTGATCCGCCCGCTCGGCGCCCACCTGCTGGAGGCGGCCTGCGCGCGCGGCGCGGAGTGGCACCCGTCCGGCGTGTTCGTCAGCGTCAACCTGTCCCCGGTGCAGCTGGCCGACCCGGGCCTGGTCGCCACGGTCGCGGCCGCGCTGGATCGCACCGGGCTGCTGCCGTCCCGGCTGCAACTGGAGCTCACCGGGAGCACCGAGCTGAGCGGCCACCGGGACACCCTGCGCGGCCTCGCCGACCTGGGCGTGCGACTGGCCGTCGACGACTTCGGCACCGGTTCCGCCGGCCTGGCCGACCTGGCGGAGCTGCCGGTCAGCGCGGTCAAACTCGCACCGCGGTTCCTGCGCGCGCTGGACCGCGCGGACGACCCGGGCGACCGGGACGAGCCGGACGACCCGACGCTGCTGGCCGGCGTGATCCGGCTCTGCCACGACCTCGGCATCACGGTCACCGCGGTCGGCGTCGAGACGGACGCGCAGGCCACCGCGCTGCGCCGGCTCGCCTGCGACCTCGGCCAGGGTTTCCGCTTCGCCCGGCCGGCACCCGCGTCGGACATCACACGTCTGCTCGGGTGA
- a CDS encoding LLM class F420-dependent oxidoreductase, giving the protein MTVRLGSFGIWTREGLWTGADAAEAATELEEIGLGTLWLGGASGTLEVPERLLDATTSLTVATGIVSIWETAADDLAAAYRRVTGRHPDERLLVGIGNSHSLLVNSRGGSYERPVARTIAFLDLLEIPREHRALAALGPRMLGIAAERTLGTHPYLTTPQHTAQAREQLGKGVLIAPEQGVVLETDPAKARELARGALRLYLALENYTNNFRRLGFTDDDLADGGSDRLIDALFAWGTDEAVAARLREHLDAGADHVCAQIITADPDSLPRAEWRRLAAAL; this is encoded by the coding sequence ATGACGGTACGACTGGGATCGTTCGGGATCTGGACCCGCGAAGGGCTCTGGACGGGCGCGGACGCCGCGGAGGCCGCGACCGAGTTGGAGGAGATCGGCCTCGGCACGCTCTGGCTCGGCGGCGCGTCCGGCACGCTGGAGGTGCCGGAGCGGCTGCTGGACGCCACCACGTCGCTCACGGTCGCGACCGGCATCGTCTCGATCTGGGAGACGGCCGCGGACGACCTCGCGGCCGCCTACCGCCGGGTCACCGGCCGGCACCCGGACGAGCGGCTGCTGGTCGGCATCGGCAACAGCCACAGCCTGCTGGTCAACTCGCGCGGCGGCAGCTACGAGCGGCCGGTCGCCCGGACGATCGCGTTCCTGGACCTGCTGGAGATCCCGCGGGAGCACCGGGCACTGGCCGCGCTCGGCCCGCGCATGCTGGGCATCGCGGCGGAGCGCACGCTCGGCACGCATCCGTACCTGACCACGCCGCAGCACACCGCGCAGGCTCGTGAGCAGCTGGGCAAGGGGGTGCTGATCGCGCCGGAGCAGGGCGTGGTGCTGGAGACCGACCCGGCGAAGGCGCGCGAGCTGGCCCGTGGCGCACTACGGCTCTACCTGGCGCTGGAGAACTACACGAACAACTTCCGCCGGCTCGGGTTCACCGACGACGACCTGGCGGACGGCGGCAGCGACCGGCTGATCGACGCGCTCTTCGCCTGGGGCACGGACGAGGCCGTGGCCGCGCGGCTGCGCGAGCACCTGGACGCCGGTGCCGACCACGTCTGCGCCCAGATCATCACGGCCGACCCGGACTCGCTGCCGCGCGCCGAGTGGCGCCGCCTCGCCGCCGCGCTGTGA
- a CDS encoding ATP-binding protein yields MRLTVEELRELFLFEKLDDEKLAWLAENGRIETAAARDIVFREGEPATCFYVLLDGTVSLTALVNGDQVEFSRSDKRGSYAGATRAYVGETSEHTYPHSMQAVTDLKLWVLPAETFAGIMRDWFPMAVHLLEGLFVGQRAVSTVVGERQRLLALGALSAGLTHELNNPAAAAVRATEALRGRVAGMRDKLARIADGRLDGSQLHELVRFQDDAVKRAAHAEEMSPMATSDAEDELGDWLEDHGVEGGWDLAGTLVAGDIDAEWLSRVTAAVGDDYAELAVRYITYTVDTELLMKEIDDAVRRISGLVKATKQYSQLDRAPYQTVDVHELLWATLTMIKSKIPPGITLVKDVDKTLPPVPAYAAELNQVWTNLLDNAIGAMGDSGTLSIKTEREADCVVVEIGDTGQGIPPENLSRIFEPFFTTKPVGEGTGLGLDISYRIVVNKHGGDIRVTSRPGDTRFRVYLPLTPRPGA; encoded by the coding sequence GTGAGACTGACCGTGGAGGAGCTCCGTGAGCTCTTCCTGTTCGAGAAGCTGGACGACGAGAAGCTGGCCTGGCTGGCCGAGAACGGCCGGATCGAGACCGCGGCCGCGCGCGACATCGTGTTCCGCGAGGGCGAGCCGGCGACCTGCTTCTACGTGCTGCTGGACGGCACGGTCTCGCTGACCGCGCTGGTCAACGGCGATCAGGTCGAGTTCTCCCGGAGCGACAAGCGCGGGTCGTACGCGGGGGCCACCCGGGCGTACGTGGGTGAGACCAGCGAGCACACGTACCCGCACAGCATGCAGGCGGTCACCGACCTGAAGCTGTGGGTGCTGCCCGCGGAGACGTTCGCCGGGATCATGCGCGACTGGTTCCCGATGGCGGTGCACCTGCTGGAGGGCCTGTTCGTCGGCCAGCGCGCGGTCAGCACCGTGGTCGGCGAGCGGCAGCGGCTGCTCGCGCTCGGCGCGCTCTCCGCCGGCCTGACCCACGAGCTGAACAATCCGGCCGCGGCCGCGGTCCGGGCGACCGAGGCGCTGCGCGGCCGGGTCGCCGGGATGCGCGACAAGCTCGCGCGGATCGCGGACGGGCGGCTGGACGGCTCGCAGCTGCACGAGCTGGTGCGGTTCCAGGACGACGCGGTCAAGCGGGCCGCGCACGCCGAGGAGATGTCGCCGATGGCCACCTCCGACGCGGAGGACGAGCTCGGCGACTGGCTGGAGGACCACGGCGTCGAAGGCGGCTGGGACCTCGCGGGCACGCTGGTCGCGGGCGACATCGACGCGGAGTGGCTGTCCCGGGTGACCGCGGCGGTCGGCGACGACTACGCGGAGCTGGCGGTCCGCTACATCACCTACACCGTCGACACCGAGCTGCTGATGAAGGAGATCGACGACGCGGTCCGGCGGATCTCCGGGCTGGTCAAGGCCACGAAGCAGTACTCGCAGCTGGACCGGGCGCCGTACCAGACCGTGGACGTGCACGAGCTGCTCTGGGCCACGCTCACCATGATCAAGTCGAAGATCCCGCCGGGCATCACGCTGGTCAAGGACGTCGACAAGACGCTGCCGCCGGTCCCCGCCTACGCGGCCGAGCTGAACCAGGTCTGGACGAACCTGCTGGACAACGCGATCGGCGCGATGGGCGACTCCGGCACCCTGTCGATCAAGACGGAGCGCGAGGCGGACTGCGTGGTCGTGGAGATCGGCGACACCGGGCAGGGCATCCCGCCGGAGAACCTGAGCCGGATCTTCGAGCCGTTCTTCACCACCAAGCCGGTCGGCGAGGGCACCGGGCTGGGGCTGGACATCTCGTACCGGATCGTGGTCAACAAGCACGGCGGCGACATCCGGGTCACGTCCCGGCCGGGCGACACCCGCTTCCGCGTCTACCTGCCGCTCACGCCGCGCCCCGGCGCGTAG
- a CDS encoding FAD-dependent oxidoreductase: MERMVNSAILTVDDDPAVSRAVARDIRRRFGDRYRVVRADSGESALEALRELKLRGEQVAVLLADYRMPHMNGIQFLEQAMDLFPRARRVLLTAYADTSAAIDAINIVDLDHYLLKPWDPPEEKLYPVLDSLLEAWLATPEAASTETRVIGHRWSEPSFKVRDFLARNLVPYRWHLCDDPEGRRLMTAAGATEDDVPVVITPEGKTLVKPSTAELAGSVGLSTTPASDFYDLVVVGAGPAGLGAAVYGASEGLRTVLIEQRATGGQAGQSSRIENYLGFPDGVSGAQLTDRARRQALKFGAELLSTREVSGLEAAGPTRVLHFTDGSKIAAHTVVLATGVSYRLLDAPGLRELTGRGVFYGSAATEAPSCTGSDVYIVGGANSAGQAALYFSRYAARVHMLIRAPDLTKSMSSYLIEQIEGNEKIVVHPCTEVIAAEGDEHLERLTLRDMPTGATRTVETSWMFIFIGAEPRTDWLDGAVSRDERGYIVTGPSLITDGTRPHGWTLPRDPYHLESSMPGVFAAGDVRADSVKRVASAVGEGAMAVSVIHRYLEAQ; encoded by the coding sequence ATGGAACGCATGGTGAACTCCGCGATCCTGACCGTGGACGACGATCCGGCGGTGTCCCGTGCGGTGGCGCGGGACATCCGCCGCCGGTTCGGCGACCGCTACCGGGTGGTCCGCGCCGACTCCGGCGAGTCCGCGCTGGAGGCGCTGCGTGAGCTGAAGCTGCGCGGCGAGCAGGTCGCCGTGCTGCTGGCCGACTACCGGATGCCGCACATGAACGGCATCCAGTTCCTGGAGCAGGCGATGGACCTGTTCCCGCGGGCCCGGCGGGTGCTGCTCACCGCGTACGCGGACACCAGCGCCGCGATCGACGCGATCAACATCGTCGACCTCGACCACTACCTGCTGAAGCCGTGGGACCCGCCGGAGGAGAAGCTCTACCCGGTGCTGGACAGCCTGCTCGAGGCGTGGCTGGCGACGCCGGAGGCCGCGTCGACGGAGACCCGGGTGATCGGCCACCGCTGGTCCGAGCCGTCGTTCAAGGTGCGCGACTTCCTGGCCCGCAACCTGGTGCCGTACCGGTGGCATCTGTGCGACGACCCGGAGGGCCGGCGGCTGATGACGGCCGCGGGCGCGACCGAGGACGACGTGCCGGTCGTCATCACGCCGGAGGGCAAGACGCTGGTCAAGCCGTCCACCGCGGAGCTGGCCGGCAGCGTCGGGCTGTCCACCACGCCGGCGTCGGACTTCTACGACCTGGTCGTGGTCGGCGCCGGGCCGGCCGGGCTGGGCGCGGCGGTCTACGGCGCGTCCGAAGGGCTGCGCACGGTGCTGATCGAGCAGCGGGCCACCGGCGGGCAGGCCGGGCAGTCCAGCCGGATCGAGAACTACCTGGGCTTCCCGGACGGCGTCTCCGGCGCGCAGCTGACCGACCGCGCGCGGCGGCAGGCGCTGAAGTTCGGCGCGGAGCTGCTCAGCACGCGTGAGGTGAGCGGGCTCGAGGCGGCCGGGCCGACCCGGGTCCTGCACTTCACCGACGGGTCGAAGATCGCGGCGCACACCGTCGTGCTGGCCACCGGCGTGTCGTACCGGCTGCTGGACGCGCCCGGCCTGCGCGAGCTGACCGGGCGCGGGGTGTTCTACGGTTCCGCGGCGACCGAGGCGCCGTCCTGCACCGGCAGCGACGTCTACATCGTCGGCGGTGCGAACTCGGCCGGCCAGGCCGCGCTCTACTTCTCCCGGTACGCGGCACGCGTGCACATGCTCATCCGGGCGCCGGACCTGACCAAGTCGATGTCCAGCTACCTGATCGAGCAGATCGAGGGGAACGAGAAGATCGTCGTCCACCCGTGCACCGAGGTGATCGCCGCGGAGGGCGACGAGCACCTGGAGCGGCTGACGCTGCGGGACATGCCGACCGGCGCGACCAGAACGGTCGAGACGTCGTGGATGTTCATCTTCATCGGCGCGGAGCCGCGGACGGACTGGCTGGACGGCGCGGTGTCGCGGGACGAGCGGGGCTACATCGTGACCGGCCCGTCGCTGATCACCGACGGGACCCGGCCGCACGGCTGGACGCTGCCGCGCGATCCGTACCACCTGGAGTCGAGCATGCCGGGCGTGTTCGCGGCCGGTGACGTGCGCGCGGACTCGGTGAAGCGGGTGGCGTCCGCGGTCGGCGAGGGCGCGATGGCGGTCTCCGTCATCCACCGATACCTGGAGGCACAGTGA
- a CDS encoding UBP-type zinc finger domain-containing protein, producing the protein MKCEHLALTDAPPPQSDEGCQDCLANGRHDWVHLRECLSCGRVGCCDSSPGKHATAHFHATQHPVMKSIEPGETWRWCFVDQVGAQK; encoded by the coding sequence TTGAAGTGTGAACACCTCGCTCTGACCGACGCGCCGCCGCCGCAGAGTGACGAGGGCTGCCAGGACTGCCTCGCCAACGGCCGGCACGACTGGGTGCACCTGCGCGAATGTCTCAGCTGCGGGCGCGTGGGCTGCTGTGACTCGTCACCGGGCAAGCACGCCACCGCGCACTTCCACGCCACCCAGCACCCGGTGATGAAGTCGATCGAGCCGGGCGAGACGTGGCGCTGGTGCTTCGTCGACCAGGTCGGTGCGCAGAAGTGA
- a CDS encoding DUF5709 domain-containing protein, with protein MTDGPTQEQADRELWLPENDEGQLSADDTLSDRGLDDALDEGYSPPEHYRGATAFGVTAEEARQGESLDDRLRQEVPDVSGDERTRDALDDGEGDEADEFYDAAESGDRRAGRLIAPDEGFGEDTEGESWGSDVGIDGGAASAEEAAVHIVDNP; from the coding sequence ATGACTGACGGACCCACCCAGGAGCAGGCCGACCGGGAGCTGTGGCTGCCGGAGAACGACGAGGGCCAGCTCTCCGCCGACGACACGCTCAGCGACCGCGGGCTCGACGACGCACTCGACGAGGGCTACAGCCCGCCGGAGCACTACCGGGGCGCGACCGCGTTCGGCGTGACCGCGGAGGAGGCGCGGCAGGGCGAGTCGCTGGACGACCGGCTGCGCCAGGAGGTGCCGGACGTCTCCGGTGACGAGCGGACCCGGGACGCGCTCGACGACGGCGAGGGCGACGAGGCCGACGAGTTCTACGACGCCGCCGAGTCCGGCGACCGCCGGGCCGGCCGGCTGATCGCGCCGGACGAGGGCTTCGGCGAGGACACCGAGGGCGAGTCGTGGGGCAGCGACGTCGGCATCGACGGTGGCGCCGCCTCGGCCGAAGAGGCAGCTGTCCACATTGTCGACAACCCTTAG
- a CDS encoding DUF1707 SHOCT-like domain-containing protein: protein MSDLLPEPVDPRQLRASDSDRERVAEVLRGAASDGRLDLHELDERLGRVYAARTYGELEPLTRDLPLVVATPANTVPDGNVPLSRGGFALMSQFVRRGRWAVGRAFSCLAFWGGGTIDLRDAYFAEGSTRINAFAIMGGVEVIVPEDANVHVTGLAIMGGFDHGANGAGAPGAPTIVVGGFAFWGGVEIKRRASDAELKRRKLEKKRLKES from the coding sequence GTGAGTGACCTCCTGCCCGAGCCGGTGGACCCCCGGCAGTTGCGCGCCTCCGACTCCGACCGTGAGCGCGTGGCGGAGGTGCTGCGTGGCGCCGCCTCGGACGGCCGGCTCGACCTGCACGAGCTGGACGAGCGGCTGGGCCGGGTCTACGCGGCCCGCACCTACGGTGAGCTGGAGCCGCTGACCCGGGACCTGCCGCTGGTCGTGGCCACCCCGGCGAACACGGTGCCGGACGGCAACGTGCCGCTGTCGCGCGGTGGGTTCGCGCTGATGAGCCAGTTCGTGCGCCGGGGCCGGTGGGCGGTCGGCCGCGCGTTCTCCTGCCTGGCGTTCTGGGGCGGCGGCACGATCGACCTGCGCGACGCGTACTTCGCGGAGGGCAGCACCCGGATCAACGCGTTCGCGATCATGGGTGGCGTCGAGGTGATCGTCCCCGAGGACGCGAACGTGCACGTCACCGGTCTGGCGATCATGGGCGGCTTCGACCACGGGGCGAACGGCGCGGGCGCGCCCGGCGCACCGACGATCGTGGTCGGCGGCTTCGCGTTCTGGGGCGGTGTGGAGATCAAGCGCCGCGCCTCCGACGCCGAGCTCAAGCGCCGCAAGCTGGAGAAGAAGCGGCTCAAGGAGTCCTAG
- a CDS encoding methyltransferase domain-containing protein, which translates to MDADQLLADAALEASPVVANNAMNRLRGLRGANSYAKELGFDPVELLRALPSVPSWLDLCCGRGRVLIEAAAAFGERAATLVGVDLVEFFDPVPGDRARLVAESVTRFAPSRTFDLIACVHGLHYVGDRLGVLSRSASWPASVRSHYVREPACAR; encoded by the coding sequence GTGGACGCGGATCAGCTGCTGGCCGACGCCGCGCTGGAGGCGTCGCCGGTGGTCGCGAACAACGCGATGAACCGGCTGCGCGGCCTACGCGGCGCGAACAGCTACGCCAAGGAGCTGGGTTTCGACCCGGTGGAGCTACTGCGCGCGCTGCCGTCCGTACCCTCGTGGCTCGATCTTTGCTGTGGACGTGGGCGGGTCCTGATCGAGGCCGCGGCCGCGTTCGGGGAGCGGGCGGCCACGCTGGTCGGCGTGGATCTGGTGGAGTTCTTCGATCCGGTGCCGGGCGACCGGGCGCGGCTGGTCGCGGAGTCGGTCACCCGGTTCGCGCCGAGCCGCACGTTCGACCTGATCGCGTGCGTGCACGGGCTGCACTACGTCGGTGATCGGCTCGGCGTGCTGAGCCGGTCCGCGTCGTGGCCGGCGTCGGTCCGGTCGCACTATGTGCGGGAGCCGGCATGCGCGCGGTGA
- a CDS encoding zf-HC2 domain-containing protein, with product MGGCETFRDAISARLDGAETGPADALDRHLDGCADCRAYADDAALVTRMAGLLGGGAPFAGVDESVLDALPAPRRRFRLPTAPAGARRALVPALRVLLGLLGAGQFVLGVAQISGIAAVQHLHTGVGGASPNHLLNESAAWNLALGAGFAWIALRRGRPSGILPTLTVFVSVLVLLSASDLIAGRVEPIRLVSHGLVVAGYLVVAALTRRGLDPGEPPAGRADGRSRWRLAPDAEPDLPAGPQRLRLLPGGATATTATDTAPDRRAA from the coding sequence ATGGGCGGCTGCGAGACGTTCCGGGACGCGATCTCCGCGCGCCTCGACGGTGCGGAGACCGGGCCGGCCGACGCGCTGGACCGGCACCTCGACGGCTGCGCCGACTGCCGGGCGTACGCGGACGACGCCGCGCTGGTGACCCGGATGGCCGGCCTGCTCGGCGGCGGCGCGCCGTTCGCCGGCGTGGACGAGTCGGTGCTGGACGCGCTGCCCGCGCCGCGCCGCCGGTTCCGCCTGCCCACCGCGCCGGCCGGTGCCCGGCGGGCGCTGGTCCCGGCGCTGCGCGTGCTGCTCGGCCTGCTCGGCGCCGGCCAGTTCGTGCTGGGCGTGGCACAGATCTCCGGCATCGCGGCCGTGCAGCACCTGCACACCGGTGTCGGCGGCGCCAGCCCGAACCATCTGCTGAACGAGTCCGCCGCGTGGAACCTCGCACTCGGCGCCGGCTTCGCCTGGATCGCGCTGCGCCGCGGCCGCCCGAGCGGCATCCTGCCCACGCTGACCGTGTTCGTCTCCGTGCTGGTGCTGCTCTCCGCGAGTGACCTGATCGCCGGCCGGGTGGAGCCGATCCGCCTGGTCAGCCACGGTCTGGTGGTGGCCGGGTACCTCGTGGTGGCCGCGCTCACCCGCCGCGGTCTCGACCCGGGCGAGCCGCCGGCCGGGCGTGCCGACGGCCGCTCGCGCTGGCGCCTCGCCCCGGACGCGGAGCCGGATCTGCCGGCCGGCCCCCAGCGCCTCCGCCTCCTCCCCGGGGGCGCCACGGCGACGACCGCCACCGACACCGCGCCGGACCGCCGCGCCGCCTGA
- a CDS encoding sigma-70 family RNA polymerase sigma factor has product MHTSGPDEAELTTWALRAGKGDRAAASDFVRATQQGVHRFLAHLVSPGEAEDLAQETYLRAMRALPSFAARSSARTWLLAIARRVAADHIRSVVARPRTAALENWELAADATAPAADVADGVVLDHLLRGLDPERREAFVATQVLGLSYQEAAEVCGCPIGTIRSRVARAREDLVTALGHRRAARRATS; this is encoded by the coding sequence ATGCATACCAGCGGGCCGGACGAGGCGGAGCTCACCACCTGGGCGCTGCGCGCCGGCAAGGGCGACCGGGCGGCCGCGTCCGACTTCGTCCGCGCCACCCAGCAGGGCGTGCACCGGTTCCTGGCGCACCTGGTCAGCCCGGGCGAGGCGGAGGACCTCGCGCAGGAGACGTACCTGCGGGCGATGCGCGCGCTGCCGTCGTTCGCGGCCCGCTCGTCCGCGCGCACCTGGCTGCTCGCGATCGCACGCCGCGTCGCCGCCGACCACATCCGGTCCGTGGTCGCCCGCCCGCGTACCGCCGCGCTGGAGAACTGGGAGCTCGCCGCGGACGCGACCGCGCCGGCCGCGGACGTGGCCGACGGCGTGGTCCTCGACCACCTGCTGCGCGGGCTCGACCCGGAGCGTCGCGAGGCGTTCGTGGCCACGCAGGTGCTCGGCCTGAGCTACCAGGAGGCGGCCGAGGTGTGCGGCTGCCCGATCGGCACGATCCGCTCGCGCGTCGCCCGCGCCCGGGAGGACCTGGTCACCGCGCTCGGCCACCGCCGGGCGGCGCGCCGCGCCACCAGCTGA
- a CDS encoding GAF domain-containing protein translates to MVDTYEYLDSTAAEQARLAAVRRYQLVDRPTEAAYDRIAYIAATIVDTPIASVTMVEADRVWLAACYGLAVRQIGSEPGLCASAIGQDGVYVVRNAVEDPRTTEHPLVTGDLKLRFYAAAPIRTRDGFRLGTVNVIDRKPREPEPKHLRSLEYLAEIVADELELRLMAIRGALG, encoded by the coding sequence GTGGTCGACACCTACGAGTACCTCGACAGCACCGCTGCGGAGCAGGCAAGACTCGCGGCCGTGCGCCGGTATCAGCTGGTCGACCGGCCGACCGAGGCCGCGTACGACCGGATCGCCTACATCGCGGCGACCATCGTGGACACGCCGATAGCGTCGGTGACGATGGTCGAGGCGGACCGGGTCTGGCTGGCCGCCTGTTACGGACTGGCGGTGCGTCAGATCGGCAGCGAACCGGGCCTGTGCGCGTCCGCGATCGGCCAGGACGGCGTCTACGTGGTGCGCAACGCGGTGGAGGATCCGCGGACGACGGAGCACCCGCTGGTCACCGGCGATCTCAAACTGCGGTTCTACGCGGCGGCGCCGATCCGTACCCGGGACGGTTTTCGCCTCGGCACGGTCAACGTGATCGACCGTAAGCCGCGCGAGCCGGAACCGAAGCATCTCCGGTCGCTGGAGTACCTGGCCGAGATCGTGGCGGACGAGCTGGAACTGCGCCTGATGGCGATCCGCGGCGCGCTCGGCTGA
- a CDS encoding YdeI/OmpD-associated family protein, whose product MEFTTEVLSSGKSATGLRVPDEVVEALGAGRKPPVRVTINGYAYRSTVAVMGGVFMVPLSAAHRTGAGVSAGDTVTVGLELDSAPREVEVPDDLAAALAAAPDARAAFDALSYSRKRALVLPVTDAKTAETRARRVAKVVEAVRG is encoded by the coding sequence ATGGAGTTCACGACCGAGGTGCTGTCGAGCGGGAAGTCGGCGACCGGGCTGCGGGTCCCGGACGAGGTGGTGGAGGCGCTCGGCGCGGGCCGGAAGCCACCGGTGCGGGTGACGATCAACGGGTACGCGTACCGCAGCACCGTCGCGGTCATGGGCGGCGTCTTCATGGTGCCGTTGAGCGCGGCGCACCGGACCGGCGCGGGCGTGAGCGCCGGCGACACGGTCACGGTCGGGCTGGAGCTGGACTCCGCGCCGCGCGAGGTCGAGGTGCCGGACGACCTCGCGGCCGCGCTGGCCGCCGCCCCGGACGCGAGGGCCGCGTTCGACGCGCTCTCCTACAGCCGGAAACGCGCGCTGGTGCTGCCGGTCACGGACGCGAAGACCGCGGAGACCCGGGCACGACGCGTCGCGAAGGTGGTCGAGGCGGTGCGGGGCTGA